A DNA window from Dehalococcoidia bacterium contains the following coding sequences:
- a CDS encoding ABC transporter ATP-binding protein has translation MMMGGGMGFGGGSARRGHPDEEMFGSVYDQRVVYRLLPYILPFKKLAIISAIAMLIYTGTQVAIPWLIGYAIDDFIEFGDYTGLTWMFVLFIVIAAVNWVMNFVMQFSMEKVGQGILYNLRRDVFHHVQKQSVSFYDRTEVGRMMSRVQGDVGQLQEFAALVVMTLGELLGLIGIIVALLILDVQLGLITMVVLPLLILTMVIWQPLMRRAFVEVRRTIAIVNGELNQNITGVRVVQSMNRQDMNLGNFNRLNVDHREANLSASRLSAGLLPVVDILTAVAIGLAIFFGARMIGGGSLQVGVLIAFILYIQRFFDPIRNLTMMYTQLQRSMASGSRIFDLLDWEPDLVDTDDATSLPAIRGEIEFKDVSFSYVEGEDVLKDVNVHIEPGEVVAVVGPTGAGKTTLISLMSRFYDVDQGRGTVSVDGYDVRKVVRGSLANQMSMVLQEPYLFSGTVRENIKYNHIEATDEQMIAAAQAVGAHDFIEALQDGYDTFLAERGVNLSVGQRQLLSFARAIVANPRILILDEATANIDSYTEVLIQRALEELLKDRTAVVIAHRLSTIRGADKIVVLNFGEVMEVGNHDQLMEKDGLYAHLYKMNYAAIDEALPASRNGH, from the coding sequence ATGATGATGGGCGGCGGAATGGGATTTGGTGGCGGCAGCGCCCGTCGTGGACATCCCGATGAGGAGATGTTCGGCTCCGTTTACGACCAGCGAGTCGTCTACAGGTTGCTGCCGTACATTTTGCCTTTCAAGAAGCTCGCCATCATTTCGGCGATAGCGATGCTCATCTACACTGGCACGCAGGTCGCGATTCCATGGCTGATCGGTTATGCCATCGACGACTTCATAGAGTTCGGTGACTACACCGGCCTGACCTGGATGTTCGTCCTGTTCATCGTCATTGCAGCGGTGAACTGGGTAATGAACTTCGTGATGCAGTTCTCAATGGAGAAGGTTGGCCAGGGTATTCTCTACAACCTGCGACGTGACGTCTTCCACCATGTCCAGAAGCAGTCGGTCTCTTTCTATGACAGGACCGAAGTGGGCCGCATGATGTCCCGGGTACAGGGAGACGTCGGCCAGCTGCAGGAGTTCGCCGCTCTCGTGGTCATGACGCTGGGAGAGCTTCTCGGCCTGATTGGAATCATCGTCGCGCTGCTGATTCTCGACGTTCAGCTTGGCCTGATCACGATGGTTGTGCTGCCATTGCTCATACTAACCATGGTGATCTGGCAGCCTCTTATGCGCAGGGCGTTCGTAGAAGTCCGGCGAACCATAGCGATTGTAAACGGCGAACTCAACCAGAACATCACGGGCGTTCGCGTTGTCCAGTCCATGAACCGACAGGACATGAACCTGGGTAACTTCAATAGACTGAACGTCGACCACCGTGAGGCGAATCTGAGTGCGAGCAGGCTGTCAGCCGGTCTGCTTCCCGTCGTGGACATCCTGACTGCCGTAGCCATTGGACTTGCCATCTTCTTCGGCGCCAGGATGATTGGAGGAGGAAGCCTGCAGGTTGGTGTTTTGATCGCCTTCATCCTGTACATCCAGCGATTCTTCGATCCCATCCGCAACCTCACCATGATGTACACGCAGCTCCAGCGCTCGATGGCCTCAGGATCTCGCATCTTCGATCTGCTCGACTGGGAACCTGACCTGGTCGACACCGACGACGCCACCAGTCTTCCGGCAATCCGGGGAGAGATCGAGTTCAAGGACGTCAGCTTCAGCTACGTGGAAGGTGAGGACGTACTGAAAGACGTAAACGTCCACATCGAACCCGGCGAAGTCGTCGCAGTCGTAGGACCAACAGGGGCGGGCAAGACCACCCTGATCAGTCTGATGTCGCGTTTCTACGACGTCGACCAGGGCCGGGGCACAGTCTCAGTTGACGGCTACGACGTTCGCAAAGTTGTAAGAGGCAGCCTGGCCAACCAGATGAGCATGGTCCTCCAGGAGCCCTATCTCTTCTCTGGGACAGTCAGGGAGAACATCAAGTACAACCACATCGAAGCCACGGACGAGCAGATGATCGCGGCGGCACAGGCCGTGGGCGCCCACGACTTCATTGAGGCACTTCAAGATGGGTACGACACGTTCCTCGCGGAGCGCGGCGTCAACCTGAGCGTCGGCCAGCGACAGCTACTCAGCTTTGCGCGTGCCATCGTAGCCAACCCGAGGATCCTGATCCTCGACGAGGCCACTGCCAACATCGACAGCTACACCGAGGTCCTCATCCAACGGGCACTCGAGGAGCTGCTCAAGGACCGCACAGCCGTGGTTATCGCCCACAGGCTCTCCACGATTCGGGGGGCAGACAAGATCGTCGTCCTGAACTTCGGAGAGGTGATGGAGGTCGGCAACCACGATCAGCTTATGGAGAAGGACGGCCTCTACGCTCACCTGTACAAGATGAACTACGCCGCCATCGACGAAGCGCTGCCAGCGTCACGCAACGGTCACTAG
- the cydC gene encoding thiol reductant ABC exporter subunit CydC, which produces MYFDWRLYGLTRGVRLRILFAAVLGLIAVGAGVARLAISGVVIYRVLSGQASFSALFLPLSIIAVLIVVRGLFQYWQYAVSHHTANVVKINLRRDVYEHALRLGPGYFDRNRTGDVVLTLVEGIERLETFFGQYLSQIIVSAIAPIAIFAYMVTLDVYIAIIFLVFAFLTLAVPAMFYTWNRDSSFRRRQSYGELGADFLDSVQGLATLKSFGQSESRGRALAERAQNLYRSTMGVVAANGATSGASIFFMAIGAAVALAVGAVRVSNGDMELRPLLIVLMLGVEIFRPMRELTNLYHQGMTVISSSQSVFAIMDEAVSVVESESALSGTTPDLRPEVSFESVTFGYEGGHRQALHDVSFGLREGETLGVVGASGAGKSTLVWLMYRFYDPQAGSIKLGGHDLRDLPLDTIRDSISVVTQDTYMFHGTVAENLRFGKPGATQQDLEEAARAANAHEFISHLPHGYDTVVGERAVRLSGGQRQRLAIARAVLKDAPILLLDEALSSVDAENETVIQVALDRLMENRTTLVIAHRLSSVINADRILVLDEGRTVEIGSHNELMAADGIYAGLMRQQTEIGAGEVVTVDRHQARPNESSDHEPDLSQFAAGHGHHHPPPSASAEDEQVNLRSLNVWIRLFGLVRPVKFQFLITLVLGMLHHGSVIVLGALSALLVGAVFRDEPLTTLVVLVCIFAPLSSLLFYLESWQAHDMAFRLLARMRIDLYNKLEPLAPAYMVRRRSGDFVSVVGGDVETVEYFFAHAISPMIVAILIPGGLLVALAFIAWPIAAVLAPFLIAVAVSPYFANTRIERLGDEIRERMGDIHAFMVDSIQGMREISAFRRGPDRNDELTHKGWDYAGHLVRFQKSQAFQIGFMEAMMGLGGLAVLAMGVWLVLDGQIERTYLPLVSVLALASFSPVTELARTMKQMMETLAASRRILAVHDEEVQVQDGPGVSSEAAEQISQTPSINFEDVEFAYSQGDPQALNDVSFEIGSGQTVAVVGRSGAGKTTSAYLMMRFWDPDRGRVSLEEYGLEQFRLDDLRSRIALVAQDTYLFNNTIRENIRLGRPDATDFDVEEAAGQANAAEFIGSFPEGYDTLVGERGMQLSGGQRQRIAIARAILKNAPVLVLDEATSHLDAISEATVRDALNRLMEGRTTVVIAHRLSTIRDADNILVLDDGQVVDQGTHAQLIERGGLYAQLVSAQVVGTGTGAQD; this is translated from the coding sequence ATGTACTTCGACTGGCGTCTATACGGACTAACTCGTGGCGTGAGACTCAGGATCCTGTTCGCAGCGGTCCTTGGTCTGATTGCAGTAGGCGCCGGGGTCGCAAGACTGGCGATCTCAGGGGTTGTGATCTACAGGGTCCTGTCGGGACAGGCCAGCTTCTCAGCACTCTTCCTCCCGCTCTCCATTATCGCAGTACTGATAGTCGTTCGCGGCCTGTTCCAGTACTGGCAATACGCGGTAAGCCACCACACAGCCAACGTCGTCAAGATCAACCTTCGTCGCGACGTGTACGAGCACGCACTGAGGCTGGGTCCGGGATACTTCGACCGTAACCGGACGGGCGATGTCGTACTTACGCTGGTCGAGGGGATAGAACGCCTGGAGACGTTCTTCGGCCAGTACCTGTCACAGATCATAGTGTCGGCGATTGCGCCTATAGCGATATTCGCCTACATGGTGACGCTGGACGTCTACATCGCCATCATCTTCCTGGTGTTTGCCTTCCTCACACTTGCCGTCCCGGCCATGTTCTATACGTGGAACCGGGACAGCAGCTTCAGGCGTCGCCAGTCCTACGGCGAACTTGGAGCCGACTTCCTCGACAGTGTGCAGGGTCTTGCGACTCTCAAGTCGTTCGGACAGAGTGAGAGCCGGGGCAGGGCGCTGGCCGAGCGCGCTCAGAATCTGTACAGAAGCACTATGGGCGTCGTGGCCGCCAACGGAGCGACGAGCGGAGCCTCGATCTTCTTCATGGCGATTGGCGCAGCCGTCGCACTGGCCGTGGGGGCAGTCAGGGTCAGCAACGGCGACATGGAACTCCGCCCCCTGCTGATCGTGCTTATGCTCGGCGTGGAGATCTTCAGGCCGATGCGCGAGCTGACTAACCTGTATCACCAGGGGATGACGGTGATCTCATCGTCCCAGAGCGTATTCGCGATCATGGACGAAGCGGTCTCGGTGGTGGAGTCCGAATCGGCCCTGAGTGGCACAACTCCTGATCTCAGGCCGGAGGTCTCATTCGAGAGTGTGACGTTCGGCTACGAAGGCGGACACAGGCAGGCGCTGCACGATGTCTCGTTCGGTCTGCGCGAGGGAGAGACTCTCGGAGTGGTGGGAGCGAGCGGGGCAGGGAAGTCGACGCTCGTATGGCTGATGTATAGGTTCTACGACCCACAGGCAGGATCGATCAAGCTGGGTGGACATGACCTGCGTGATTTGCCCCTCGACACTATCAGGGACAGCATATCTGTCGTCACGCAGGACACATACATGTTCCACGGGACGGTTGCGGAGAACCTGCGATTCGGAAAACCGGGCGCGACCCAGCAGGATCTCGAGGAGGCCGCTCGGGCAGCAAACGCGCATGAATTCATTTCACATCTGCCGCACGGTTACGACACCGTGGTCGGAGAGCGGGCCGTCCGGCTGTCGGGTGGTCAGAGACAGCGGCTTGCCATTGCGAGAGCGGTTCTCAAGGACGCACCGATCCTGCTGTTGGACGAGGCCCTGTCCAGCGTTGACGCAGAGAACGAAACGGTCATCCAGGTAGCGCTCGACCGCCTGATGGAGAACAGGACGACACTCGTCATAGCGCACAGACTGTCCAGCGTCATCAATGCAGACCGCATCCTGGTGCTGGATGAGGGTCGAACCGTCGAGATAGGATCGCACAACGAGCTAATGGCCGCAGATGGGATATACGCCGGCCTGATGCGACAGCAAACAGAGATCGGAGCCGGGGAGGTTGTCACTGTCGACAGGCATCAGGCACGTCCCAATGAGTCTTCCGACCACGAGCCGGACCTTTCCCAATTCGCGGCCGGCCACGGACATCACCACCCGCCGCCGTCAGCGTCGGCGGAGGACGAACAGGTCAACCTTAGGTCACTCAACGTCTGGATTCGACTGTTCGGACTGGTCCGACCTGTCAAGTTCCAGTTCCTGATCACGCTTGTGCTGGGAATGCTTCATCACGGGTCGGTCATTGTGCTCGGCGCGTTGAGCGCGCTTCTGGTCGGGGCGGTGTTCCGTGACGAGCCATTGACCACTCTCGTTGTACTCGTGTGCATCTTCGCTCCTCTCTCGTCGCTGCTGTTCTACCTGGAATCGTGGCAGGCTCACGACATGGCGTTCCGGCTCCTGGCTAGAATGCGAATCGACCTCTACAACAAGCTGGAGCCGCTTGCGCCGGCCTACATGGTGAGGCGCCGGTCGGGAGACTTCGTCAGCGTCGTCGGAGGAGATGTCGAGACAGTCGAGTACTTCTTCGCACACGCCATCTCGCCGATGATCGTCGCAATTCTAATACCGGGCGGATTGCTTGTGGCGCTGGCATTCATAGCGTGGCCAATTGCTGCCGTGCTGGCCCCATTCCTCATTGCAGTGGCCGTCAGCCCCTACTTCGCTAACACTCGCATCGAACGACTCGGAGACGAGATTAGGGAGCGCATGGGTGATATCCATGCCTTCATGGTCGACAGCATCCAGGGGATGCGTGAGATCTCGGCATTCAGACGCGGGCCTGACCGAAACGACGAGCTGACCCATAAGGGCTGGGACTACGCCGGCCACCTGGTCCGATTCCAGAAGTCCCAGGCTTTCCAGATTGGCTTCATGGAGGCCATGATGGGGCTTGGAGGCCTCGCGGTCCTGGCTATGGGTGTGTGGCTGGTGCTCGACGGGCAGATCGAGCGAACTTACCTGCCCTTGGTGAGCGTGCTGGCTCTGGCTTCATTCAGTCCGGTCACGGAATTGGCTCGCACCATGAAGCAGATGATGGAGACGCTCGCCGCCTCCCGCAGGATACTTGCAGTCCACGACGAAGAAGTGCAGGTACAGGACGGTCCCGGAGTGTCTAGTGAGGCCGCCGAGCAGATTTCCCAGACTCCTTCTATCAACTTTGAGGACGTTGAGTTTGCTTACTCCCAGGGGGACCCGCAGGCGCTTAACGACGTCTCATTCGAGATCGGGTCGGGACAGACCGTGGCGGTCGTGGGCCGGTCCGGTGCCGGCAAGACCACCAGCGCATACCTCATGATGCGGTTCTGGGACCCGGACCGGGGTAGAGTCTCGCTGGAAGAGTACGGTCTCGAGCAGTTCCGACTCGACGATCTGCGGAGCCGAATCGCCCTGGTTGCACAGGACACGTACCTGTTCAACAACACAATCCGCGAAAACATCCGACTCGGTCGCCCTGACGCGACTGACTTCGATGTCGAAGAGGCCGCGGGGCAGGCGAACGCGGCAGAGTTCATTGGGTCTTTCCCAGAGGGTTACGACACACTGGTTGGGGAGCGGGGAATGCAGCTGTCGGGCGGTCAGAGGCAGAGGATAGCGATTGCCCGCGCAATCCTCAAGAACGCGCCGGTGCTGGTCCTGGATGAAGCGACCTCGCACCTGGATGCCATCAGCGAGGCAACAGTCAGGGATGCGCTGAACAGACTCATGGAGGGGCGCACAACTGTAGTGATTGCTCACAGGCTGTCAACGATTCGCGACGCCGACAACATCCTTGTTCTCGACGATGGGCAGGTAGTAGACCAGGGGACTCACGCGCAACTCATCGAGCGGGGCGGCTTGTATGCACAGCTTGTGTCAGCCCAGGTGGTGGGAACGGGGACCGGAGCGCAGGACTAG